Within Mongoliitalea daihaiensis, the genomic segment AGCTGTAAGTGCAGCAAATGCCAATCCCTTCAATCCGGTCGGTAATAATTGCAAAAGTGTAGGATATGCTCTGTCTGACTTAATTAATCCCGTAACAGGGTCTTTCATGGATTCCACAAAGGAGGTGTCTATGCCATTGTTGACAATCACCAATGCCGCAATTCCTGGAATTACTACGATCAAAGGCATCAGTAATTTTAAAAAACCAGCAAAAACCATCCCTTTTTGAGCTTCATCCAAACTCTTAGCAGCTAATGCTCGCTGAGTAATATACTGGTTGAAACCCCAATAGTTTAAATTCACAATCCACATTCCGCCTACTAATACACTCAAGCCGGGTAAATCCAAATAAGCATCCCTTACGCCACCTTTTCCATCTGGAATCATCATTTCTCCTTTGGACAAAATCATCGAAAAATGTCCAGGCACTTCTTTTCTCAACAAACTGATTCCATCCCATGCACTCCCTTCACCTACCATGGTAAGCGCAATATAGGTGGTCGCCAAACCTCCAGCAGCAAGAAAAAACACTTGAACTACATCTGTCCATGCAACTGCCTTCAATCCACCATAAATAGAATAAACCATGGCAAACAAGGCTAAGCCCACAATGCCATAAGTCATCGGTACATTCATGATGGTGTTCAAACTCAAGGCCCCGAGATAAAGGACGGAGGTCAAGTTTACAAACACGTACAGAGCCAACCAAAAGATAGCCATGGTTGTCCGGACACGTGCATCATATCGATCCAACAAAAATCCTGGCATGGTATAAATGCCTTTCTTCATAAATACTGGTAAAAAGAAAATCGCAACTACTAATAAGGTGATGGCAGCCATCCACTCATAGGTAGAAATAGCTAAGCCCAAGGCAAATCCTGAGCCTGACATTCCAATAAATTGCTCAGCAGAAATATTGGAAGCGATCAAGGAAGCCCCGACAGCCCACCAAGGCAGAGCTTTGGACGCCAAGAAATAATCTTTGGAATCCTTCACGTGGCCTTTTTTCTCCCGAGAAACAAATAGCCCAAGACCGACTATCAGGCAGCAATACCCGATAAAAACGATCAAATCAATAGGTTCTAATAACATGTAAAGTAATTGGTTTAATAGGTTTATTTAATTGGCTTTGGTACTAACAAATTTACTATCTGGAGGCCCTAAGAAAGTAGACTTCATACTTCCAGTATCGACCAGTATTCGCTGAAACACTACACCCGGATTGACCATGTAAAGTCTCAATTTATTTTTCCCTGCATTAAAGGGCAGAGAACTTTTGGTTACATTGGCACTTTTAATCACCCAGCTTTCCCAAGTTTGATGGGTTTCATGGGCATGAAGAGATACAAGAATTGGATCAGCATCATTAACACCAATCCCGTATCGCAAACCTTCCTCTTGATTCAAGTAATTCAATGTAGGATTAGCCACTACATGCACATCATAAACTCCCTCCTGATGCACCCATACCTCATACTCCAAATAGCTGCCTTGTGTATCGATAGCATCCGTTGCCCAAACTTCAGGCGTAGCCATGATGGCGTTTCCTGTTTTACCTAAATCAGGAATAATTTCCCATCTTACTGGATTGACTTCCATCTTGGCTGTAAATGCATCTGCTGGCATAGCAAGATATCCCATAGCCTCCACAAAGCCTTTAAACCCTTCTGAAACTACTCTATGTGGACTCAAGGGCAAGGTTATACTTACTTTCTCTTTGTTACTTCTCACTTCTAATTCTGCTGATTGCTGCCCCACCGGTACTTGTGACCAATCAATAGCTACCGTTAACTCAAGCTGATCGTGGATGGTACCTTTAAAATTATCTACCAAAACCCAAGGCTCTTGTGTACTGATAGCAACCTCAATAGGTGACTTTCCTCGATTAAATACCTCTAGCCTTACTGGCTGTGAATCAAAAGGCGAAAGCATCACGCTTGTCAGGCTTTTCTTTTCGGGATAAAAATCCATTGATTCGGAAAGAGCAATACCTAGACTCCCTTTGGAGGGAAGATTGATTGTTTTCAATTCAGGAATCTTGTTTACTTCAGGTTGCTGCCAATAGGTATAGCCAATTCTAGTTTGATCCATCATGTGTGGCCATTTGCCATCTGCGATATCCTCATTGTAAATGCGGGATATTTCAGCATCTCGATCAAAAAGCTCCTGTACTTGGGATGCCATCTTCGCAGTAAGCGATCTCCCTTGTTTCGCATAAAGATGGTTTTTGGCTGTACTTTCATACAATCTGTGTACGTTGGCTGAAGCTATGATGGGGTGTTCAACCAATTGAAAAAAAGCATCGTGATAAGAGCTATCCAACTGCTCTTTGACAAATGCAGCCAACAAGTCCAACTCCATCCATTCTTGAGAAACGTTAGCCATTTCCTCATAATAATGGAGGCTGTAGGTTCTCCAATCCAATAGCTCGGGTTTGATTCTCCCGCTCATTTTCCCAAACTTTGCTAGCAAGTGGGCTATCTGAGGAGCAAAAGCATCTCCAAACTGACTTGCTGCCCATTGTCGGGTAAATTGCTCGATCGAATAAGGGGTAAAGGCTGATGGGTTCCATGCCATGTCTAGAAAAAAGGAAATAGGAAACTCCATAGGCTTGATATCTCCTACATTGACTACCCACAATTGATCCACTCCATGCTGATAGGTACGGTTCAACTGCTCCCATATTTTTGGAAGCGGATTGGTGTTTAACCACTTGTAATTTCGAGGACCTCCCACATAGTCAAAGTGATAATACATTCCATAGCCCCCAGTTCTTGGCTCCGCTCCAATCGCCGGTAGTTTTCGTACATTACCCCAATTATCATCGCACAACAACAACATCACATCATCTGGCACGCGCATACCCAAATCATAGTAATCTTGCACTTCTTTGTAAAGTGCCCAAAATTGAGGTGTTTCAGAGGCAGGCTTTCCTGTAATCTCTTCAATAATCTGACGCTGATCCTCTATAATTCTTTCCAATAAGGCAATATTGTTTTCTTCGCTCATGGGTTCGTCTCCATCCCCACGCATTCCCAATGAAATAGTAGCCTCCATGGTCCCTTGCCGCTCCATACCTTTTCTCCAAAAATCCTGAAGAATTGCTTTGTTGGTTTGATAATTCCAATCACCCTCACCATATCTTGCCCACTCTACATGAGCCCTCATAAGCGGTTCGTGGTGAGAAGTCCCGATCACAATCCCATATTTCTCTGCCATGGGGCCATTCATTGGATCATCGTCATAAAAGGCTCTTCCCCACATTGCCGGCCACAAATAATTTCCTCGCAGGCGAAGTATCAATTCAAACACTTTTTCGTAAAAAGTATGCGTGAATCCACCGTATTTTTTGGTTGCCCAACCTGCCAGTGCAGGTGCTTCATCATTGATAAAAATACCACGATACTTGACAGCGGGAGTTCCTCTGCTGTATGTTCCATGGTCAATGAAGATATTACTTTTTTGCTTTACTGGCACATCCGCCCACCAATACCAAGGGGAGACTCCGATTTGCTCCGAAAGTTCATAGATACCAAATAACGTTCCTCGCTTGTCACTCCCTACAATCACCAATGCTTGATCCATCCCTGGAAAAGGATGCGACACCGTCAAAATCTGAAAGGTTTCCCATATACCTAACAATGAAGATGCTTGAATTTTTCCGCTTTGAATCAGCCGATCTATGAGTTCACTGTGCCCTACTTGACCAATAATCACCGCAAATGGCTCTCCATCTGCGGATACCTTAACCGTAGGTTTTGTTCCGCTAACTGCTAAAATATCTTGCTGCAGATGTTGGACACCCATAGCAATCCCTTCATCTGTACCATCATACAACAAGGAAGCCGCCTCATTTAAGACTAAAGGAAAACTACTAGCTTTTGGAAATTCAGACACAAAACTTGGAAGTGCTACCTGTCCCATTCCAATAGTATGGATAAGGAAAGATGCTAAAAACAAACAAGATATTTGTTTAAATTTTATAAAATTGAACATACGTATGGGCTTACATTGTTTGACTTCTCTTAATTAAGATTCTGTAATAGGAGTTAACATCCGAGCAATCCCAAGTTCTAACCCTCTCAATTCAGCTAAACCTTTCAACCTACCGATTGCAGAGTATCCAGGATTTGTTTCTTTTTGAAGATCGTCCAACATTTGATGACCATGATCCGGTCTGAATGGAATAGGCTTTGATCTCAGGTTATTGATTTGTACCAATTCTTTCATCACTTCGAACATATCTACATCTCCATCGAGGTGATCCGATTCAAAGAAATTTCCAAAATGATCTCGTTTGACATTTCGTAAATGAACAAAGTGAATACGGTCTGCTAGGGTGCGGGTCAGTTCTGGAAGATTATTGAATGAACCAGCTCCTAAAGAACCTGTACAGAGACAAAGTCCATTAAATGGTTTGGGTTGATTATCAAATATCCACTGCAAGTCTTCCAAACAGGAGGCTATTCGGGGTAAACCAAGAATCGGGTAAGGAGGATCATCTGGATGAATAACCATCTGGATTCCATACATTTCACAAGTATCTGCAATGGCATTCAAAAACATGAGCAGGTTAGCTTGGAGCCCTTCTTTACCGATAGCATTGTAAACCTCCAAGCTTGTATGAAGATCAGGAATGCTAATGGCCGCTTCTGTCGGAACTCCCATACAGATGGTCTCTTCCAATGCTTTTATCTTTTCTTTTGTGTAAGATGCTAACCTGCTTTGAAGAATCGCCATCACCGAGGGCGAATAGCTGTTTACAGCATCAGGCCTTTTTAATAGATAACAATCAAAATAAGCCAGATCAGCCCAATCAAAATAAAGCGCTTTCGCACCTGATGGCAAGCTAAAAGCTAGGTCCGTCCTTGTCCAATCCAAGACAGGCATGAAATTGTAGCAAACAGTGCTCAATCCTGCGCGGGCAAGGTTTTTCAGACTTTTATTGTAATTTTCTAGATATTTTGGAGCATCTAAACTGTTCGTTTTTATTGCTTCATGCACAGGAAGCGACTCAACAACTTCCCATGTCAACCCTTGCTGAGAAATCTCCTTTTTTC encodes:
- the uxuA gene encoding mannonate dehydratase, with protein sequence MKNNLTQSFRWYGPNDPVSLNNIKQAGATGIVSALHHVPHGEVWSYEDIIQRKKEISQQGLTWEVVESLPVHEAIKTNSLDAPKYLENYNKSLKNLARAGLSTVCYNFMPVLDWTRTDLAFSLPSGAKALYFDWADLAYFDCYLLKRPDAVNSYSPSVMAILQSRLASYTKEKIKALEETICMGVPTEAAISIPDLHTSLEVYNAIGKEGLQANLLMFLNAIADTCEMYGIQMVIHPDDPPYPILGLPRIASCLEDLQWIFDNQPKPFNGLCLCTGSLGAGSFNNLPELTRTLADRIHFVHLRNVKRDHFGNFFESDHLDGDVDMFEVMKELVQINNLRSKPIPFRPDHGHQMLDDLQKETNPGYSAIGRLKGLAELRGLELGIARMLTPITES
- a CDS encoding glycosyl hydrolase 115 family protein — translated: MFLASFLIHTIGMGQVALPSFVSEFPKASSFPLVLNEAASLLYDGTDEGIAMGVQHLQQDILAVSGTKPTVKVSADGEPFAVIIGQVGHSELIDRLIQSGKIQASSLLGIWETFQILTVSHPFPGMDQALVIVGSDKRGTLFGIYELSEQIGVSPWYWWADVPVKQKSNIFIDHGTYSRGTPAVKYRGIFINDEAPALAGWATKKYGGFTHTFYEKVFELILRLRGNYLWPAMWGRAFYDDDPMNGPMAEKYGIVIGTSHHEPLMRAHVEWARYGEGDWNYQTNKAILQDFWRKGMERQGTMEATISLGMRGDGDEPMSEENNIALLERIIEDQRQIIEEITGKPASETPQFWALYKEVQDYYDLGMRVPDDVMLLLCDDNWGNVRKLPAIGAEPRTGGYGMYYHFDYVGGPRNYKWLNTNPLPKIWEQLNRTYQHGVDQLWVVNVGDIKPMEFPISFFLDMAWNPSAFTPYSIEQFTRQWAASQFGDAFAPQIAHLLAKFGKMSGRIKPELLDWRTYSLHYYEEMANVSQEWMELDLLAAFVKEQLDSSYHDAFFQLVEHPIIASANVHRLYESTAKNHLYAKQGRSLTAKMASQVQELFDRDAEISRIYNEDIADGKWPHMMDQTRIGYTYWQQPEVNKIPELKTINLPSKGSLGIALSESMDFYPEKKSLTSVMLSPFDSQPVRLEVFNRGKSPIEVAISTQEPWVLVDNFKGTIHDQLELTVAIDWSQVPVGQQSAELEVRSNKEKVSITLPLSPHRVVSEGFKGFVEAMGYLAMPADAFTAKMEVNPVRWEIIPDLGKTGNAIMATPEVWATDAIDTQGSYLEYEVWVHQEGVYDVHVVANPTLNYLNQEEGLRYGIGVNDADPILVSLHAHETHQTWESWVIKSANVTKSSLPFNAGKNKLRLYMVNPGVVFQRILVDTGSMKSTFLGPPDSKFVSTKAN
- a CDS encoding sodium/sugar symporter; translated protein: MLLEPIDLIVFIGYCCLIVGLGLFVSREKKGHVKDSKDYFLASKALPWWAVGASLIASNISAEQFIGMSGSGFALGLAISTYEWMAAITLLVVAIFFLPVFMKKGIYTMPGFLLDRYDARVRTTMAIFWLALYVFVNLTSVLYLGALSLNTIMNVPMTYGIVGLALFAMVYSIYGGLKAVAWTDVVQVFFLAAGGLATTYIALTMVGEGSAWDGISLLRKEVPGHFSMILSKGEMMIPDGKGGVRDAYLDLPGLSVLVGGMWIVNLNYWGFNQYITQRALAAKSLDEAQKGMVFAGFLKLLMPLIVVIPGIAALVIVNNGIDTSFVESMKDPVTGLIKSDRAYPTLLQLLPTGLKGLAFAALTAAIVSSLASMANSTSTIFTMDIYNKYINKGAAESKQVLVGRVTAAVAFIVAAIVAPALGQLDQAFQFIQEYTGFISPGVFAIFLLGVFWKKTTSNAALTGAALSIPLSVVLKVWWPELPFLDRMGVVFLSLVGLMVLISLIEGKGKDHPNSIEIGKDLFKSSPGFKIGAMIIILITTALYILFW